In Saccopteryx leptura isolate mSacLep1 chromosome 13, mSacLep1_pri_phased_curated, whole genome shotgun sequence, the DNA window CGAAGGCTCGTTAATGGGCTAATTGATTAGGAGTTGGCGGCGCAGCCGGGGCAGGGGCAGGCgagggagccagggccaggggctTTGCGCCACGGCCGGGAGGCCAGCGAGGGGCAGGTGCCGGCCTCCGCCACTGCATTAACCTCTTCAGGTCTCGGCGGCGGGGTCGAGACACATTACAAATGGTCAGCTTTAATCATGGTGTCAGCTCATTAACCCGGAAGGACCTGGCGCTGAAATACAATCTGTGTGTCCTCCTCTGCACCGCCACAGCACGGGCCACATGGCAGCCGCTCTCACGCTCCGGTCTGGTTGAGGGGTACAGGGGAGGTCCCTGCACCCACCTGCAGCCTCCCCGCCTTACCAGCACAAGCAGCCTAACTGAGCACCGTCTTCCGGCCTGGCCAAGGCAGCCACCCGGGAAACTGAGCAACCGACTGGGGAAACCCGCCACCACTGGGGAAGAGAAGGATTAGGGGAGAGGAGTTGGTTGGACCCTTCTGGGCTGGTACATACTCGGTGCCGGCAACCAGGGATATGAGGGGAACATCccattatttaatcctcacagcaaaccTGTGGTGCAGATCCCTGACCCCAATGTaaaggtggggaaactgaggtttaaaaaaaagtgactagGCAAAGCAGAGTAACCAGTACTGAAGTTCACGGTTGTTCCACTGTCAACACCATGCCCTAGGGAAGGGCCCAGAGGCAGGGAAGGCATTGGCGTGGAGTTTAGGGAAGGGCTGTGTAGAAGACTGAGGGAGGAGCCTCCCCTCAGGACGAGGGGGCGCTCTGTGGGCGGGGTCAAGGGCCCACGGGGTTGGCCTCTCACAGGGCAGGCACCGTGCCAGACCGAGGCCGGACCTTGGGGTGGGATTTGGAGAAGCAGCTCCCAAACCTGAGAGCGGGAGGGACTTGGGGACTGACCCTTGGAGCCTGACTTGAGGACTCTAAGCTAGGAAACAACCAGCCTAGAAGCCCcacaccctacacacacacacacacacacacacacacacacacacacacacaccccgccccaGGCTAGTTTCAAAGTCAAAGGAGCCATCTGCCCTCTTACTGGCCTGCTCGCCTCTCCCACACTCACTGACAGTCTGGTCTACACAGCGGCACAGAGGAGCGCCACAACCGACTAGCGTGCGCACCCGCCCGCCCCTAAACCAGGGAAGTGCTGGCGGGCGCGGGACAGAGGCGGGGAGACCCTGCCGGGGACCGGAAAGCCTGCGGGCTCTGCAGCCCCACGGACGCTACCCGCCTCTTCTGCTCGCCTCAACTGGTCACTGAAGGGTCTCCCGCCCCTCCTGCACTGAAGAGTAGTCACACTACAGGGGCTGGGGGACCAAAACACGGTCTTCCCGTCATCCCTTTGGGCATCCTAGGGTCCCCAAGACTTCACCGAGAACGCAAAGGCCCAGACGTCCTTTCGTGGGCCCAGCGCAGCTGCAAAACACACTCCCAGGAGCCCTGCGCTCCAGGAAGCACCTCCCCCAGACAGACACCGGGTCTCCCTGCCCTGGGGTCTGGCTCTCCCTCAACTCCGCACCACCTCCGACCCCACCCTCCCGTCTCGGAgagccccgcccctccctcctccGTTGGGATTAACAGCCTCCATTCTGGACTGTGGCCCCTCCTCTTTtgggggatgggatgggatgcctccaccccacccccaccccctgggaaTCAGGCATAACCGGGGTCCAAGAAATGATAAACTTTCTGAGACTGAAAGGACGCTTAAAGTTTAGGTCTGGAGATTATACCACTGCTCAATATTAAAGCGGCCCAGAGCAAACTTGCCGAGGAGGCTAATAAAAATTGATCTCCTCTGCTCTGCAGCAGTTGGGAAATAGGCTGGCTGAGCCGGTAATAGTGGAAGAAGGCTCTCTCCGAAATGACAGATGAAGTCATAAACAAGTTTGATCTTGGAATCAAGCTTCGATAAATATTAAACACAGTCTGACCCCCCCCCTTTACGCCAGTGGATTATGATATATGGCGCGTCCAaactttaaaataaggaaataccAGAGAAAATGATCTCAATAAATTTTCTAAGTATAAACGTTGATTATGTTTCGATTTTCATTCAAGGGCCTCTGCTGTTCGTTCTTTGGTGCAAATGACATCTCACAATAGGCTTTTGGGGAAAAGGGCTCCCTATTTGAAAAAGAGAGCCCCAGAGGTGTACAATTTATGTAATCTGCGGCTGGAAAATGAATTGTGTAATTTATTGTAAAACAGAAAGTCGTGAAGATTGGATCAGCATAGCCGAGTCctgacaccccacccccaccccacatccaTCAAGTTCCAATTAACAGCCTAACCAGAGAGCTTTAATGGGTTTCCAATCTAGTGGCCTGATAGACTCATCAATTCCTCtgggagaaattaagaaaatcgaCCGCCCCTTGGCGACGCAGTGTCATTCCTTTCTGCAACTATatgtcaaattaaaaacacaattaaaatttaaactgtTTCAATCAAAGGGTGCCCTGCAACCTATGTTTCACTTAATAGAACTTTGATGAAAATCTGATGCGTGCACTCCATCACCAAGGGGGGGCGAGGGCAAAGAGGGAGCTCGGGGGAGAAGGGGATTCTTTCTATTCCTTTAAGACACTAGCTTGGGCGAGGCACACCAGGTGAGCCCACCTCGCCGCTCCTGGCTCAGTGACGGGCACACGTTCTCTGGAAGCTCTCCCACTCGCTGGCTGTACGACTCGCCCCCAGCTCTTTTTTCTCACCATCCACTGCAACCAGAAAGGATCTTCTAGGAACCCCAGCGACCCAGATTTGGGACAGTTTCACCCCAGAGACGCGGCGTCAGTAGCAGCTGTCCAGCAAGAGACCTGGGCAGCACCACCGGTGTGCACCGCTGGGGTTCTGGGAGGAGGCAGCTGCCTCCGCTGTCCGCGTCTCGCGTCTGGGAACAGCCCCGACCAAGGAGTGAAGTTATTCGGCGTCCTGTAGGCAGAGGGACGGGAAGAAGGTCCCAGGCGGAGAACTGGACCCCAGGGGGGCTACGGCCCTGCGGCAGGCAGTCTGAGAGGCGGTTCCCAGAAGCTGCCGCTCCGCCGGACAAGGCTTCAGGGCGCTTCCTCAGGAAAGGCACGCCCCGGACCAGCGCGCCCCCGGTCTCAACTCAAGACCCGGGTCCGAGGCACCCGGCAGGGCTCCAAAGTACAGTCAGCCTCGTTCTCTTCGAGGCCCTTGCCTTTCTTCCGCCACCGAGACAACCCACAACCTCTTGGAGGTGAAAGGGTCGACATCTGGCCCGCGCACCCAGACCCGCACGCTTCCAGATGTGCGCACAGATCGCTAGTACCCAAAAGCCTGGGAGGGTCTGCAGGCAGAGAGGGGGCGGGAAGCCGGAGGAGGAGCCGCTTGGATTGCTCCTGCTGGGCCTCCAGGAGTTTGTGCCCAGCCCCGCGGTGTCCCCTGGGGCTACCCACCTGCGTTTTGGACCCCAAACGGGGATTTCTATAGGACTCACGGTTCTTGCACCCTGACCTCGTCGGGGTGGCCCAGTAAAAGAGGTATTTTCCTAGCGCCTCTGTGGAGTCGACGTTTGGATCGCTATGGGAAATGCCCCCCTGCATAGGTCAGTGGGCCTCGGGGCGTGGACAACCTCAAGAGGTGGAGCAAAATGGAGTCTTCGAGGCAGACAGGGGCCCTGCCTGGCAAAGTCTGCGGCCTTCTAGGACCTCCCGAGGGAAGTTCAGGCGCCCAGTGCGCACAGAGAGGCGGAAGCAGAAGCATGGTCCGGCCGGGGCAGCCCAACAAGGGGCGACCTCTCTGAAGCTGCGCACCTCTTTGGGCCTCCATCGTTCTGaccccacccccagcgcccagaccCTAGGAGGCCCACCAGGCATCCTGCAGAAGAGAAAGCAAACCCCACCGACCTTCTTGCCTCCTCTTTCCCCAGCTGTACCCTCCAGCGTGCGCTCTGGGAGCCAGGAGAGGAGAGTGTTCCGGGCTTCTCGCGCCTGGCCTCGGGCTCTGGCGTGTCCGGAGCTGGCCAAGGGAACGTCCCGGCTCAGAATAAGCACCCAGTGGCGGGTGGGGGGGTGCAGTTTATATCTGTCTTGCTGTTGTTTGATGTACACACACTTGCTCTATTTActaccaaataaaagaaatacatctgTGTTGCCAACAGAAACAGCGCGCTGGCTCCGCGGTCTCCCAGGGCCCAGAGGCGCTCTCTAGTGCTCAGAGCCCAGAGCCTGCACTGTGGGGCCCCTAGCTCCCAGTGAGGCCCAGGCCTACACGAGTATGCTGGTCCCTGGTGGTGTGTTGGCCGGTTCCCCTCCTTTGTCCCAGGTGGCTTGTGAAGAGGGAGCAAGAGGCAGCCCTGCAGAAGGGTTTCAGGCTGGGAGCAGGAGAGGCAGGAGCGCCACCTTGCTCCCCCTCAATCTTTCCCGTAAGGTTTTACCCAGCCGCCAGAGTAACCTCCAGCCACGAGTGCCTGAAAGTGGGTGCCTGACAGCGTGTGGCTGTGATGCTGAAAAACGTGGGTGGGAGTACTGGGAGCCCCTCAGTACGGAGTCTGCTAGGAAATCTAACTAAATGTGTGTGTTGTGGTGAATGTAGCCTACGTGCTGTCTGTATGTGTCTGAGTGGTGCAGAAAGCATTTAGCTGGGAAGCTGATGTCATTTGCACTGACTTTTAGAGTAACTGGGGGTGCAAATAGGGAAGGGTGTGAAGTTAGGGTAGGAGGAGAGGAGGCTGGGCTCCCATctgaagggagggaagagaaaaggataAAGTCAGGAATGTTAGTTCAGTGCCCTAGGGTAGGGGACACGGACTGCCCTGGCTTCCCATGATGGAACACGTTGGAGGAACTGGGTAGAGGCACCCTCACTGCCTCAGATGAACACCCCCATCCCGTTGAGTGGTTTTAACAGCACCCCGCAATCCCTTGCAGAGGCAGCAAGGAGGGAATGTTCTCTATGAGGGAAGATGACCCCAGCCAGCTGCCCAGATGTGACCATTCCACCAACCACTTTCTTGGCCTCTCCTGACAGGAAGGCACCAACGACCCGCAGTCAAGCCTGGGTGCCTCCTGTGTGGAGTGGTTTGGCACCCCGCGGCCCCGCAGCCTGGCACAGGAAGGCACCAAAGACCTGCAGTCCAGCCTGGGTGCCTCCTGTGTGGAGCGGCTTGGCACCCCGCGGCCCCGCAGCCTGGCACAGGAAGGCACCAATGACCTGCAGTCCAGCCTGGGTGCCTCCTGTGTGGAGCGGCTTGGCACCCCGCGGCCCCGCAGCCTGGCACAGGAAGGCACCAACGACCTGCAGTCAAGCCTGGGTGCCTCCTGTGTGGGGCGGCTTGGCACCCCGCGGTCCCGCAGCCTGGCACAGGAAGGCACCAAAGACCCGCAGTCCAGCCTGGGTGCCTCCTGTGTGGGGCGGCTTGGCACCCACGGTCCCGCAGCCTGGCACAGCCCCTTCCTCTTGCACTGGAGAAAACGCCACGACCCcaccagacagaaaggaaggagtttGCGGCCTGGGACAGCTTCTCGGCTCACGCAGCATCGTTGCCACCCTCCTCCCCTGGGGCATGCACCCCTGGCTCCTGGGAGAGCCGCGCCTGCCCACTGGGGGAGTCGGGCGCCTCTTTAGGAGGGAAAAGGAGGCCTCAGGGAGCAGGACAAAGTGTGTGAAGAACCAGTTATTTCTCGACTTTGTAAAGACTGGGTCAGTCAAGAACCGTTTTCCAGAATccaaacacaaataaaatattttcttggcaTTTGATAACATCGTGTTCTGGCTGTAAAATCTAAGAACGTGTTTGctattgcaacattatttttaatgagctGTTATTGGCAGTCCCGCAGTTAGTATTGCCAACAGTAAAAGGCATCGCTGTGTTTGCAGGTAACACAATGAAGAACATATTTTGACCCcgaatttctgtttatttttcatttacgaCACATGCCCTCGTTTTTATTCCAAACCAGAGGGAAATAAAGGGAGATCTATCTTCACTGAGGTCCAGGCTAAAATTTTGCCATAAATACTGATGCCAGTTTATTTGGGGGCAGTTTCCCAGCAAAAGGAAACAATACTGGACGTTTCAGTCATAACAGAATCAATTGTGTCGATTGGGTTTGAGGAACCGAGCAGAGCGCTGGGAGAGCGTGCAGGCGCTCCCCAGTGGGCGCGCCCTGCGGTGTGCTCTCCGCAGTCTTCGCGCTCTCCGGGTTCTTCATCTCCCCCTTCTGGTTCCCCGCCTTCCAACGCGCCCCTCCAGGAGTTGGGCATGCAGCCCCTGTGCTCAAAGGCAGGCTGGCGAGGGGCGCCCGACCACCTTCTTCAGCCCAGCGGATCCGTGCTTCCCAGCGGCCCCCAGCGCTGCGCCTCCGCAGGCGCCCGCCACGAACGCGATGGCTCTGCGTCCAGCAGGCGCGTGGGAACACCTAGCGTGGCGCTTCCGGGCAGCGGCGGAGACCGGACCCCGGGGGAGGCTGCCCGTGAGATGCTGGACGCAGGTTGGCAAAAATGGGCCGAGCGAGGAGGAGACAGGCCCTTTCCGTTGTCGCTGCGCACGCAGGCGGCTTCTGTTCTCTGGCATTGGACACGCCGGGCCCGCGCCCACACCCGAGCCGCCCAGGAGCCCTGCTCCTCAAGGACTGAGGAGGCCGCGCCTGTCCCTGGGGCTGCTCGGCCCCCCGGATCTGTCCTCTCCCGGCCGGCCTCTCCCCGGCCTCGGACTTCGAGATCCGACCCGCCTGGGGCCGCAGCTAAACTCTGAATTCACTTCCCCCTCCCCGCACCGCCAGAGCCCGCCACGCTCCAGGCCCGCTGCGGGGTGGCCGGGGCCGGCCTGCCCCGGGGAGGTCGCGACTCGCGGAGGAGCCGAGTTCGGGGTCCGCACTGAGCTCAGCCCTGCGTTAGGGAACAGCCGCTGCCTGAGCTCCGGCCGCCGCTGGGCTCAGTTTCCAGCCTAGATAAGCCTAGGTCCCTGCCCCGGCCGCCCTCATTTCTCCCCACTCGCAAGGCATTTCAAGCCGAGTGAGACACGGGAGAGAGCAGCAGTGGTCGCGAACAAAGGCGCCTTTGTCTCGGCCGCTCCCGGGTGAGGAGGACGCGCATCCCGCCGGCCGCGCCAGCCCGAGGCCGCCGGGAGCCGGCAGGAAAGGGTTCCAGAGACACCTGCTCGCCCAGAACCGTTCAGTTACACACGCCGGCAACACAAAACGCTtcgcttttctttttaattcagtttcaCCACAACATTAAGTGTAACaatattttgttgctttttcttgttttctttttcttaaaaagggAGTGAACCCGGGAAAAGATGGAGAGATGTTGGGAGGGGGCGACAGGGGCGAACTATTGCAGAACAACAGGTGTGGTTGACGGAAAACAGACTGAGTGGCGGGGCAAGAAGCCCTGTGGAGTTGAGGGTGAACTTTACAAGAAATCTGTACATTTATCAAATAAGTTAAAATTCTCCTAAATTGATTGTCCTTCACTTAAAGCGCTCCAGTATCCTGTCTCACTCCTTTGAGCATTGCTACCTATCCtgtttccttccccccccccaccccgccccgccttTCTCCTTAAATTTCTCTTCCTAAACGAATGATCGGGATTATACAGTGGAAACATCTGCTTTTGTCAGTGGAGGAAGAACAGGGCTCCCAGGAAGTTTTGTACAATATTGCACAGGTCAAAAGTACAACAGTTACTGCCGAACAAAAACGTAGAGGGAGAGGGTGAAAGACACAGaggtttttgtttcttaaatattgAAATCACTCTCTCAAGACAGGGGGCAAAGGAATGATAGTAATATAAATAAGTTACCAACAAatgaaattccaaaaataaatgcCACTAATAAATAATACCACTCACACCGGGCCAGATGTGGAGCTGTCTCAATGATCAGAAGTCTGAGTTTTGGCTCTCTTGTCTTTTCCCTTTAAACACTTAGAGAATTCTTCCATCACAAAGCAGGACAGATGAAGAGGTCAAATGGGACAGACCTCTGCCAGAGAGAAGAGCGGCCCAATCAGGGTTCTTGGAAGAGGCTGCTCAGATTGTGAAAATCGGGGAAGATAACTGAttgggggtggagaggaggaaCCACACCCAGCAACCCTGAAATAAAAGTACTGCAATGTGAATTCTCTCTCTGAAAACAGTTCTATAGAAACTGAATGAACTAGCGCGGTTCAGGTTTTTTCCACTTACTTTCCTTCTATAAAAGTAAAACCAAAAGGCTACAGCGCAATGCAAATATGAGAGAGGGGTTGCCCATATTCCAAAAGCTTTGAGCCGAAATATTTGACCCGGGAATTGTATCTTTTTCCTGCTCTTTTAAtataaaccaaaaccaaaagtaAGAGGGGAAGCGCCTCAAATCCATTAGGGGTGAATTGCACGAAAATGCATTGCGAATACTTACAAAACGCTAccgattgggggaggggaggccggGGCAGCGCGCTGACGCCCGGTTCCCGAAGGCCGCTGGACGTCTCGGCGCCCTCGGCCCGGCCCAGTCTCCTCCGGGGTCTGGGAAGGAGGCCGGGcactccctccatctcccctctcGGGCCTCAGACGGGCCGTAGCAGCGGCACCGACGAGACCACCGGGTGCGAGTAGTAGACCGGATGCGGAAAGGTGAGCAGCGGCTGGCTGACGGGCACCGGGGCCCCAGCGGCCGCGGCCGCCGCGCCTTCCGCCGCCGAGTTCTCGTGGTAGAGGATGGGCACCCGCACGATGCGCTGCGCCGCCGCGTGGCTCAGGTTGGCCGCCTCCAGCTCGGCCGCCAGCTGCCGCTTCCACTTGTTGCGGCGGTTCTGGAACCAGATCTTGACCTGGGTCTCGGTGAGGTGCAGCGACGCAGCCAGGCCGGCGCGCTCCGAGCTGCTCAGGTAGCGCTTCATGTCGAAGGTGGACTCGAGCTGGAAGACCTGGCTGCGCGAGAAGACCGTGCGCGTCTTCTTCTTGCGGCACGCGGGCTTCTTCTCGGGGCTGTCGGCGCCCTTCTTCCAGTCCTCGGAGCCCGGCGCGGCCGCCGCCGCTCCCACACTCGCCCCGGCCGCACCAGGTgctgcctccccctccttctttccttcctccgaGTCGCTCTCCTCTAGAATGATCTCATCTGGGCTCTTGGAGTCCAGCTCCTTGTGGTCAGGGTCGGCCTTGAGCAGCGGCTCCGGGGAGTCGCGGTCGGTGCCAGAGGCGGGGGAGGAGTCTCGCAGGAGGGTCTTCTCCGACgctggagagagacagacagacggatgcacacgcacgcacgcacacccgcacacccaccctcaccccaggcaGCGAGGCCCGCGCCCGGGGGCCGCAGGCTCCATCAGTGCCACCTCCGGATCCCAGGCCTCGAGGCCTCATCATCTGCTCCGGCCTCCACCTGCCCGGCTGAGCCAGAAGAGGGGCACGATGCCCTGGGGTCCTTTTCCTCCTGAGGACAGGCGACAGAGCCCAGGACGGTGGCAGAGCGaccacttcctccctcccccctcccggcATCCCCATCAGGGGCCCAAGGAGAGAGTGGACTGGTAGACTCTAGTTTGGGCCCGCCCGTGTCACTCTCTTCCTCCAGGCCAAGTCCCCCGTCCCAGCCTCCAGAAGCCTCCCCATTCATACCCGATGCCAGTTTCCCCGGGAAGCGCAGTGCCCGGGCTCTAACTCCACTTTTCTCACCAAGTGGGATTGGATTCTCGGGCAGTGCAACCGAGCGAGCGGCTGGGAGTGGAAGCCAGGGGCCAGAAGTTGGTCAAACAGCCGGGTGGAGGGTGCGGGTATCCCAGGGCTGTGGTGGGAGGCAGCCAGGGGCAGGAATGGGACAGGCGCGCGAGAAGGACAACCAAAGTTCAAAGAGCGGTAGGTACCTTCAGGTCGCGGGAGGTGGCCACCGGCGGGGGTCAGGGTGTAGGGGTACCACCAGGCCGGGGAGCGCTCCAGGTAGTGCGCGGGCAAGGCAAACCTCTGCGCCGGGATCTCAAAGCGGGGGAAAGCCAGGTCGCCCACCTGCGAGAGCGCGAAGCCTGCGGCACCCTCCAGGGCCCCCTTGGCCGCAGCGGCAGCGGctgcggcggcggcagcggcagcagcgGCCGAGGCCGGAGCGAAGATCGTCCGTGGGGGCGGCTGCGGCTTAGGGGGCGGCCGGTGGTGGTCTCCGTTGAGCAGGTTCTTGATGGAGAACGGGGACTCCTTGGGTGCGGGAGGTGGGGGTGGCGGTGGCGGGGGCTGCGCGCTAGCTGTGCCGGGGGCATCCGGCCCGGGCTCCGGCATGGTCCCCTCTCCTCCGGGTCCCCGCGAGGGAGAGCGCCGGACAGGCGGGCGGCCGGGCGGGCAAGCGGGCGGCCGGAAATCAGACCATAAACGGAACTCAACTATGGGGCGCAAAGTCGAGGGCCGCCCTGGGCGCAGATACAGCGGTGGGAGGGCGGGGTGAGGACCGGCTGGGGCGGGCTCGCATGGGGAGGAGTGCGGAGGGGCGGGGAGCAGCCCAGCAGCCGCACTGAGGGAGCGGAGCGGCCCGGCGGCGGCTACAGCTCCCACGGAGGAGGCGGCAAGAGCAGTCCCAGGCTTGGGGCTGCGTCAATCCGGCGCCGGATGctaatgatgaaataaaaatgtcatccAAGTTAAATGCGGGGAGTATACGGCGATTGGGCGCGTACAATGGCAAATGGGATTAGGCAGGCGAAGGCACAGCCGCTCCCGGGGCCCCGCGGCCGCCTCCACCACAGCCCCTCCTTGCCTAACCTAGGATTTTGGCGCTTTGGCTTCGGGCTATGAGAGCCCGCCTGTTATTGGCTTTATATAGTCCAATTAGGCAGCAAATGAGGACAAGCCTATTAGCACAAAAGGATATTGGCTCCCGCTAAAGAGGCACTCTGAGCGCTCCGGCGCGCGCAGGAGGCGATCGAGGGACTCAGAGCTGGCGGCGCCCCCCAGCCGGGAGCGCACTGACAGCCACCCGGCCCGGAGCCTGTGCCtgtcaccccctccacccccactctccTCCGCTCAGAGACCGGCATCCAGCCGCCTGGCTtgcgggagggggaaggggcGGGCCCGGCCCGCCCGGGTCACCTCGGGGTTATCCGTGATAGCAGCTGCTGCTCGCCCGCCCCCAGGGGCTTGGCAGGGGCGGCCACCCCCACGCAGATGGAAAGCAATGCAGCGCAAGCCCTGAAGGCAAGACGCAACCTCTGGCCCCCAGCGAACTCAGCACTTACCTACCCTTTGGGGTCCGGCTGCCTCAACATTTCCCCTAATGCTTGTTAAAGGCGCAGCAACCAAGACTTGGTTTCCCAACGCACCGTCACTAGTCGATAGGAAGGGAATCGGGGTGTAAGTCCTTGCACTGCATCAGCGGGCTCAGGAATCCTCGTGGCCTTGGCCTTTGGCCCTGAGAAACCGAAGGGTGAGCCTTTCCTGGTAGCAAGAGTGAGTGCGCATCTCTACTCACTCGAGTGTGCGCGCAGAATGGGCTGATGCCCGCGCGTCACTTTAGTGAAACGGCTGGGCCAGTGGCGTCCAGGCACCGACGGCTACTCTCAGCTACTCTAGGAAGGGTGCTCTTCTCCGACCACTGAGGCCCAAAGCTTGATGATCAGCTAGGATCCCGAGGCCCTGAAAACAGCACTTTCTCCCCGGAAGTCTCGCCGGCTGACGTTTGGAACGTCAGCTTTAGTAGGGGCAAAGAGATCCGAAGAAAAAACGGCTTACATTCCACGGCTGTGGCCCTGCCAGGGGCACCTGCAGTGTGTCCCAACGGCCTCCAAATCCCTAGAGAAAGAACCTGCTGGACCTCTGAGGGACAGCTGGGCAGACATTCACTCGACACCATTGGCTTTAAAAACAACTCCTCAGGTTGCACAACAACTCCGTAAGGCAGGCATTTAAAGCTCTAGATTTAAGCATCACATAATCAGAATTGCTTATGGGGGTCCCTTCCCTAGAAACAGCTCCCTAGTCAGAGAAAGGTGGCAAACTGGCCATCACTCTGCACCAGCTACTGTGATCTTCAGTACATCTGAAATCTTTTTGTAGTCCCTTCGCCTGCCCATCGCCTTCTTTTTCGTTAGATAGAGCCCTCACCTAACTCAAGGCCGCCCTGCATTGGTAGATGCGACTGCTCTGGTTCCCTAGTTGAGAAGTgggtatgttttattttctgatccGGGGCTTCAGACCTCCCCCATCAAATCTCGATGGGCACATTTAATGCTTCTTTCGGCAAACATTCATCTACCGCAGTGAACCATATTTTTGCGTTGGGAACCTGGAAGCATTGTAAATGGTGCTTCCATAAAcaattattattctcattattaTTACTCTCTTGAGTTTGTACAGGGCTTTACTGTAACGCAAAACGCTAAACAGTGATCTGAGTTGGAACCAATCACAGCCCTGAGGCTCAAGCAGGGAGGGTCTTATACTCGGGTTTAATAGATGGAAACGGGCTTCTGGAGAAGAGGAGACTGGGCCAAGGTCACCCAACCGGCGCTGGAAACCCAGCAGTCATTTTCTTCCCAACTGCAAAAATAACTCGATTGGCGTAGGTCTACGCAGGTTGGGTGGATACCGCCTGCACCCGCACGCCACACGGCGAGGCATGTGGTAGAGAGGCTCCTGCACGAGTGTGTGTGGTGTTGCGCCAGCTCTCCGGTCCCAGGGGGATGTGTGCAAAACTTTTCCAAAGTTCTGACGTGTGGAAGCCGCCTTTAAAATTAGATGAATAGAAAGGCTCATCTCCCGGGAAAAGGAAGCGCCTGGCAGAGTTTGTGCTGGAGAAGTGGGCTCTGGGATGTTGGAAACTCGCAACTCGGGGATTAG includes these proteins:
- the HMX3 gene encoding homeobox protein HMX3, translated to MPEPGPDAPGTASAQPPPPPPPPPAPKESPFSIKNLLNGDHHRPPPKPQPPPRTIFAPASAAAAAAAAAAAAAAAKGALEGAAGFALSQVGDLAFPRFEIPAQRFALPAHYLERSPAWWYPYTLTPAGGHLPRPEASEKTLLRDSSPASGTDRDSPEPLLKADPDHKELDSKSPDEIILEESDSEEGKKEGEAAPGAAGASVGAAAAAPGSEDWKKGADSPEKKPACRKKKTRTVFSRSQVFQLESTFDMKRYLSSSERAGLAASLHLTETQVKIWFQNRRNKWKRQLAAELEAANLSHAAAQRIVRVPILYHENSAAEGAAAAAAGAPVPVSQPLLTFPHPVYYSHPVVSSVPLLRPV